In Hahella sp. KA22, one genomic interval encodes:
- a CDS encoding ABC transporter substrate-binding protein, giving the protein MMTRRWRLQMFPVRLFLCLGLLWSVSLFAQEVIHIGSGEWPPYISEDAPNFGPTSQIVSEAFALVNIDVTYDFHPWNRSFFLCQQGDLDATIAWEKTSEREQDFVFSEMPIIIERTVFFYSKHRTLSWEEIWSPPEDAQKLRVGAILGYNYGSKLDEAERTGLFTVRRSDSEATNFRQLIKGHIDLFPSDLVVGLEVLRKHFDAGERQQIRYLPEQLYTAKLYLIFSKKSPRHAWLKAQFDKGMQQLIDSGRLSNLQIDPSLSPASVSAH; this is encoded by the coding sequence ATGATGACGCGCCGCTGGCGTTTACAGATGTTTCCGGTTCGACTTTTCCTGTGTCTGGGGTTGCTATGGAGCGTTTCATTGTTCGCGCAGGAGGTGATTCATATCGGCAGCGGCGAATGGCCGCCTTATATTTCCGAAGATGCGCCCAATTTTGGTCCCACCTCGCAAATTGTTTCCGAGGCGTTTGCGCTGGTGAATATTGATGTGACGTACGATTTCCACCCCTGGAATCGCAGCTTCTTTCTGTGTCAGCAAGGAGACCTGGACGCCACTATTGCCTGGGAAAAGACCTCTGAGCGGGAGCAGGATTTTGTATTCAGCGAGATGCCGATCATCATTGAACGCACCGTGTTCTTCTACTCGAAGCATCGTACCTTGTCATGGGAGGAAATCTGGTCTCCGCCGGAAGACGCTCAAAAACTGCGTGTCGGCGCCATACTGGGCTACAACTACGGGAGCAAGCTGGATGAAGCGGAGCGGACGGGATTGTTTACGGTGCGCCGCAGCGACTCGGAAGCCACCAACTTCAGGCAACTGATCAAAGGTCATATAGACCTGTTTCCCAGTGATCTGGTAGTGGGGCTGGAAGTCTTAAGAAAGCACTTTGACGCGGGGGAGCGTCAGCAAATCAGGTATCTGCCGGAGCAATTGTATACCGCAAAACTGTATCTGATATTTTCGAAGAAATCGCCACGGCATGCCTGGTTGAAAGCGCAGTTTGATAAAGGCATGCAACAGCTGATTGACTCCGGCAGACTGAGCAATCTGCAAATAGATCCCAGCCTCAGTCCCGCCAGCGTCTCGGCGCACTGA
- a CDS encoding bifunctional diguanylate cyclase/phosphodiesterase, translating to MHKLLLRQLKRSALSDLLEAHPRFLESVSDAYTQHEDEIRFIEHSLFVVSNELNEQNALLSRQVHELSQANAQISRSEAELTAILDATGEAIISFDCNGELSLLNRQGKNFISQLQADMIFEEQLLLICKNPTELEETFEAIRKDPFINVNGLIEFKRRRYYEFYSSPKVVDGQLQGRVWSFKDVSSQKITDDIIRFQALHDSLTGLPNRNCLNQLLEKQLRFHNFHLMKLAVLFIDLSGLKKINDTQGFEVGDAILIDSVHRIMLRLRDKDIIARFGGDDLIAILRDIPSNDWVMSVCKNIERDISQPIEFSNHLYFISCHIGVSIYPEDGEAVGDLVRRADLAKYHGFNHDVAIQFFSFSIAEEEMRRQTVESQLRKAIENLELTLYLQPKVDLKSGAIKGSEGLIRWVKPDGSIIPPGVFIPIAENTGMIRDIGRLVVHEACKILANWERLGITETTISVNLSIADFNDGALVGDIIGELERFNVSPSRLILEVTESLFMANKDLVRNAMLQLESQGIKFALDDFGTGYSSLSYLQELPFSYLKIDRSFLIGVLQDAKKSAIAQTIIDIGKNLNLALVAEGIEDAETLEFVRGKTDNCALVQGFYFYRPMPHADLTELLLKHIS from the coding sequence ATGCACAAGCTGTTATTACGACAACTGAAGCGAAGTGCTTTGTCCGATCTGCTGGAAGCGCACCCGCGTTTTTTGGAGAGCGTTTCAGACGCCTATACCCAGCATGAGGATGAGATACGCTTCATCGAGCACTCCCTGTTCGTCGTATCCAATGAGTTAAACGAGCAAAATGCGCTGCTTTCGCGGCAGGTTCACGAGTTGAGCCAGGCAAATGCGCAGATAAGCCGCTCCGAGGCCGAACTAACCGCGATTCTGGACGCCACGGGAGAAGCCATTATTTCCTTCGACTGTAACGGCGAGCTGTCCCTCCTGAATCGGCAGGGCAAGAACTTCATCAGCCAGTTGCAGGCGGACATGATATTTGAGGAGCAGCTGCTTCTGATATGCAAGAACCCCACGGAACTTGAAGAGACCTTTGAGGCCATACGCAAAGACCCTTTTATCAACGTGAATGGACTCATTGAATTCAAACGTCGGCGCTATTATGAGTTTTACTCATCCCCGAAAGTGGTGGACGGCCAACTGCAGGGCCGCGTCTGGAGCTTCAAGGATGTTAGCTCGCAGAAAATCACCGATGACATCATCCGTTTTCAAGCATTGCATGACAGCCTGACGGGGCTTCCCAATCGCAACTGTCTGAACCAGCTTCTGGAAAAGCAGCTGCGCTTTCACAATTTCCACCTGATGAAACTGGCGGTTCTTTTCATCGACCTTTCCGGCCTCAAGAAAATTAATGACACTCAAGGCTTTGAAGTCGGCGACGCCATACTGATCGACTCCGTGCACCGCATCATGCTGCGCTTGCGGGATAAGGACATCATCGCTCGTTTCGGCGGCGATGATTTAATCGCTATCCTGCGGGATATCCCCAGTAACGACTGGGTTATGTCCGTCTGCAAAAATATTGAGAGAGACATTAGCCAACCGATAGAGTTCAGCAATCACCTTTACTTTATCTCTTGCCACATTGGCGTGAGCATTTACCCGGAAGATGGCGAAGCCGTGGGCGATCTGGTCCGGCGCGCAGATCTGGCCAAATACCATGGCTTTAACCATGACGTCGCCATACAGTTCTTCAGCTTCAGCATCGCTGAGGAGGAAATGCGCAGGCAAACGGTAGAAAGCCAGTTGCGCAAGGCGATCGAGAATCTTGAACTAACGCTCTATCTACAGCCCAAAGTAGATCTTAAATCCGGCGCAATTAAAGGGTCAGAAGGACTGATTCGCTGGGTAAAGCCGGATGGAAGCATCATCCCTCCCGGCGTTTTCATCCCTATCGCAGAGAATACCGGCATGATACGGGACATTGGCCGGCTGGTGGTGCATGAAGCCTGCAAGATTCTGGCGAACTGGGAGCGCCTCGGCATCACGGAGACGACCATCTCCGTCAACCTTTCTATCGCCGACTTTAATGATGGCGCTTTGGTCGGCGACATTATCGGCGAACTTGAGCGCTTTAATGTGTCGCCCTCCAGGCTGATTCTGGAGGTCACGGAGTCACTGTTCATGGCGAATAAAGACTTGGTGAGAAACGCTATGCTGCAACTGGAAAGTCAGGGAATCAAATTCGCCCTGGACGACTTTGGCACGGGCTACTCCTCCCTCAGCTATTTGCAGGAACTTCCCTTCTCCTACCTTAAGATTGACCGATCATTCTTAATCGGCGTCCTTCAGGATGCGAAGAAGTCCGCCATTGCGCAAACCATTATCGATATCGGCAAAAACCTGAATCTGGCGCTGGTGGCGGAAGGGATTGAGGACGCGGAGACGCTGGAGTTCGTCAGAGGGAAAACGGACAACTGTGCGCTGGTGCAGGGGTTCTATTTCTATCGGCCCATGCCCCATGCGGATTTGACGGAATTGTTATTGAAGCACATCTCCTAA
- a CDS encoding ABC transporter substrate-binding protein — protein MVWLRRMFFSCILISIMATLHARAEDKVWLSIGEFPPFFSSTLSHYGVFPHIVEEAFAAEHIKVEYVFLPWNRALRMAAEGDYDGTPGWVYSKERAQQFSYSDPVLIETKVFFHLKSLNFDWSSIEDLKPYKIGLTLGYFYGPTLARAEVRDGFVFERVSTDLLNMRKLAAGRIQLFAVNREVGLQIARSEISAQDAANITYHPKPISVDAQHLLISRNIDPVRARFLLDSFNRGLRKLRDSGRYETLWKEDIGVPFTPPPNP, from the coding sequence ATGGTGTGGCTGCGCAGAATGTTCTTTTCCTGCATCCTGATTAGCATCATGGCGACCCTGCATGCCCGCGCCGAAGACAAAGTATGGCTGTCCATCGGCGAATTCCCGCCATTCTTCTCCTCGACGCTGAGCCACTATGGCGTGTTCCCTCATATTGTCGAAGAAGCTTTCGCTGCCGAGCACATCAAGGTCGAGTATGTTTTTCTGCCCTGGAACCGAGCGTTGCGCATGGCCGCCGAAGGAGATTACGACGGCACGCCGGGCTGGGTCTACTCAAAGGAGCGGGCTCAGCAGTTCTCTTACAGCGATCCTGTCCTTATCGAAACCAAAGTGTTCTTCCATCTGAAAAGCCTGAACTTTGACTGGAGCAGCATTGAAGACCTCAAACCCTACAAAATTGGACTGACGCTGGGTTATTTCTATGGTCCGACCCTCGCCAGGGCGGAGGTGCGCGATGGTTTTGTATTTGAGCGAGTGTCCACGGACCTATTGAATATGAGGAAGCTGGCGGCGGGAAGAATTCAGTTGTTTGCGGTCAATCGCGAGGTCGGGCTGCAGATCGCCCGCAGCGAAATTTCCGCCCAGGACGCGGCCAATATCACCTATCACCCCAAGCCGATCTCCGTGGATGCCCAGCACCTGCTGATTTCCAGAAACATCGATCCTGTCCGCGCCCGGTTTCTGCTGGATTCATTCAACCGGGGACTGCGAAAACTGAGGGACAGCGGTCGCTACGAGACGCTATGGAAAGAGGATATTGGCGTCCCGTTCACTCCGCCTCCAAATCCATGA
- a CDS encoding FIST signal transduction protein, which produces MAEIYQSTYQNGAWSQPLPSASSAQWVIAFGSKDIMDDPDIREQVRRAFPQAQITGCTTSGAIEGAKLFDSCICLTAATFASSRIEALSADFHDFGDSGALGAHLAEQLNAEGLVHIFVISDGHVVNGSDLIRAICKKLPDTIYMTGGLAGDGTEFKETKVWLNDQYNSGQVALICFYGANLRIGKGNFGGWKPFGPFRKVTRSNKNVLYELDNKPALEIYKTYLGEYANELPASALRFPIGLKHSTATELVVRTILSINEEDQSMVFAGNVPEGASCQIMHANYENLISGAGYATEKAISDIEGAPSQLAILVSCVGRRMVLGVRTEEELEEVKEMISEGCHMAGFYSYGEISSVICSDGRCGLLNQTMTVTLFEEAG; this is translated from the coding sequence ATGGCGGAGATTTATCAGTCGACATACCAGAATGGCGCCTGGAGCCAGCCCCTGCCCTCAGCCAGCAGCGCGCAATGGGTCATCGCTTTTGGCTCCAAGGACATCATGGACGATCCCGACATCCGCGAGCAGGTCCGACGGGCTTTCCCTCAGGCGCAGATTACTGGCTGCACCACCAGCGGGGCGATTGAAGGAGCCAAGCTATTCGACAGCTGTATCTGCCTGACCGCAGCGACCTTTGCTTCCTCTCGGATAGAGGCCCTGTCCGCCGACTTCCATGACTTTGGAGACAGCGGCGCTTTGGGCGCGCATTTAGCGGAACAATTGAACGCCGAAGGGCTCGTACACATTTTTGTCATATCGGATGGGCATGTCGTTAACGGTTCCGACCTGATTCGCGCCATATGTAAGAAGTTGCCGGACACTATCTACATGACGGGCGGTCTGGCGGGAGACGGTACGGAATTCAAGGAAACCAAGGTCTGGTTGAACGATCAGTACAACAGCGGACAGGTCGCGCTTATCTGTTTCTATGGAGCGAATCTCCGAATCGGCAAGGGCAATTTCGGCGGCTGGAAGCCGTTTGGCCCCTTTAGAAAGGTCACCAGATCGAATAAAAATGTACTGTATGAGCTGGATAACAAACCCGCCCTGGAAATCTACAAGACCTATCTGGGCGAGTACGCCAATGAGCTGCCGGCGTCCGCCCTGCGCTTCCCAATCGGCTTGAAGCACTCCACCGCCACGGAATTGGTTGTTCGCACCATTCTCTCCATCAATGAAGAAGACCAAAGTATGGTGTTCGCCGGCAACGTGCCCGAGGGCGCCAGTTGTCAGATTATGCACGCCAACTATGAAAACCTGATATCGGGCGCGGGCTACGCCACGGAGAAAGCCATCAGCGACATAGAAGGCGCGCCTTCGCAACTGGCGATCCTGGTCAGCTGCGTCGGGCGGCGGATGGTGTTGGGCGTCAGAACGGAGGAAGAATTGGAAGAGGTCAAAGAGATGATATCCGAGGGATGTCATATGGCGGGATTTTATTCTTACGGCGAGATTTCCTCAGTGATCTGTAGCGACGGACGCTGCGGCTTGCTGAACCAGACGATGACGGTGACGCTGTTCGAAGAGGCTGGATAA